A genomic window from Candidatus Methylomirabilota bacterium includes:
- a CDS encoding prepilin peptidase encodes MPFAVLAPILFGFGLCVGSFLNVVIARVPQGRSVVYPGSACPRCGKPIAWFDNIPLLSYALLRARCRNCGEPISLRYPLVELLTGLLFVLAAWELGTGLHLVAGLALIATLIAITAIDLDCQLIPDVISLPGIVLGFVLSAIAGQPGWLGSLIGILVGGGLFFVIIVASRGGMGGGDMKLGAMLGAFLGWKLVLVAALLAVLSGGVVAIVLLALRSKGRKDAVPFGPFLALGGAVSLFWGVPLLEWYLGVFAG; translated from the coding sequence ATGCCCTTCGCCGTGCTGGCGCCGATCCTGTTCGGCTTCGGCCTGTGCGTGGGGAGCTTCCTCAATGTGGTCATCGCGCGCGTCCCCCAGGGTCGAAGCGTGGTCTACCCGGGCTCGGCATGCCCACGCTGCGGGAAGCCCATCGCCTGGTTCGATAACATCCCCCTGCTCTCCTATGCGCTCCTGCGCGCCCGCTGCCGGAACTGCGGCGAACCGATCTCCCTGCGCTATCCACTCGTCGAGCTCCTCACCGGCCTTCTGTTCGTCCTGGCTGCTTGGGAGCTGGGAACGGGCCTTCACCTCGTGGCCGGCCTCGCACTCATCGCTACGCTCATCGCAATCACCGCCATCGACCTGGATTGCCAGCTCATCCCGGATGTGATCTCGCTTCCCGGGATCGTCCTGGGCTTCGTGCTGAGCGCGATAGCCGGCCAACCCGGCTGGCTGGGCTCCCTGATCGGCATCCTCGTCGGCGGGGGGCTGTTCTTCGTGATCATCGTGGCAAGCCGAGGCGGCATGGGCGGCGGGGATATGAAGCTTGGAGCCATGCTCGGGGCCTTCCTGGGCTGGAAGCTCGTGCTGGTCGCGGCCCTGCTGGCCGTGTTGAGCGGCGGTGTCGTGGCGATTGTCCTCCTCGCCCTCCGCAGCAAGGGGCGGAAGGACGCCGTCCCCTTCGGCCCGTTCCTCGCCCTCGGCGGCGCCGTGAGTCTTTTCTGGGGAGTTCCGCTCCTGGAATGGTATCTGGGAGTCTTCGCAGGGTGA
- a CDS encoding GspH/FimT family pseudopilin, which yields MTARRSRRAEGQGGFQLVELLLIVAIIGILITISVPFLVTYLQAATLKGQAESVATWLNQGRQLAIRNNQSVCADIDGAGMHYHLVNCAGTVWVGAGTNSTGYIPFPAGITMAVGAPTVFNYLGAATPAATYTITQTSSGRTITVTVATTGRITIP from the coding sequence ATGACGGCTCGGCGGTCGCGGAGAGCGGAAGGCCAGGGCGGCTTCCAGCTTGTCGAGCTTCTCCTGATCGTGGCCATCATCGGGATACTGATCACGATCTCGGTGCCCTTTCTCGTGACATACCTGCAGGCCGCCACGCTCAAGGGACAGGCGGAGTCGGTCGCCACGTGGCTGAACCAGGGCCGGCAGCTCGCGATCCGGAACAATCAGAGCGTCTGCGCCGACATCGATGGCGCGGGGATGCACTACCACCTCGTGAACTGTGCCGGCACGGTCTGGGTAGGGGCCGGCACCAACTCCACCGGGTATATCCCGTTCCCGGCTGGCATCACGATGGCGGTCGGGGCACCTACCGTCTTCAACTATCTCGGCGCCGCCACTCCTGCAGCCACCTACACGATCACCCAGACATCCTCCGGCCGGACCATCACGGTCACCGTTGCGACCACCGGCCGCATCACCATTCCCTGA
- the pilM gene encoding type IV pilus assembly protein PilM, giving the protein MGLFGLGKRQATFGLDIGASAVKVVELAETRGGGFALQAFARVALPRDVIADGTVREPGIVAEAIKEAVDKAGIKSKSAVISVSGREAITKRVPLPKVGAKELADAIVLEAEHHIPFAVDDVFLDYQVVGESGNTMDVMVVAVKKVKVLEYVAAVEEAGVEPTVVDLDAFAIQNQFELNHPNEGAEAVALIDIGASIMKTNVIRNGLSIFARDVPFGGHHYTEAIAQRLNIPFEKAEAAKRGENVGVNWDDMVPALEAVSRELSLEVQRTFDYFASTTESERIAKIVLSGGCAQLAGLDEFLSSSWGIPVELAKPFQALQVDAGRFPAAELDRMGPVLAVAVGLGMRRPGDKPA; this is encoded by the coding sequence ATGGGGCTGTTCGGGCTGGGGAAGAGGCAGGCGACGTTCGGGCTGGACATCGGGGCCAGCGCGGTCAAGGTGGTGGAGCTCGCGGAGACCAGGGGCGGCGGCTTCGCGCTCCAGGCATTCGCTCGGGTGGCCCTGCCGCGTGACGTGATCGCGGACGGGACGGTCCGCGAGCCGGGCATCGTCGCGGAGGCCATCAAGGAGGCCGTCGACAAGGCCGGCATCAAGAGCAAGTCGGCGGTGATCTCGGTCTCCGGCCGGGAGGCCATCACCAAGCGGGTCCCCCTCCCCAAGGTCGGCGCCAAGGAGCTGGCCGACGCCATCGTGCTCGAGGCCGAGCACCACATCCCCTTCGCGGTGGATGACGTCTTTCTCGACTATCAGGTGGTCGGGGAGAGCGGGAACACCATGGACGTGATGGTGGTCGCGGTCAAGAAGGTGAAGGTGCTCGAGTACGTCGCCGCGGTCGAGGAGGCCGGGGTCGAGCCGACGGTGGTCGACCTGGACGCCTTTGCCATCCAGAACCAGTTCGAGCTCAACCACCCCAACGAGGGCGCCGAGGCCGTAGCGCTCATCGACATCGGCGCCTCGATCATGAAGACCAACGTGATCCGGAATGGCCTCTCGATCTTCGCCCGCGACGTGCCCTTCGGCGGCCATCACTACACCGAGGCCATCGCGCAGCGCCTCAACATCCCCTTCGAGAAGGCGGAGGCTGCCAAGCGGGGCGAGAACGTGGGCGTGAACTGGGACGACATGGTCCCGGCGCTCGAGGCGGTCTCGCGGGAGCTCTCCCTCGAAGTGCAGCGGACCTTCGACTACTTCGCGTCGACCACAGAGTCAGAGCGGATCGCCAAGATCGTGCTCTCCGGCGGCTGCGCGCAGCTCGCTGGCCTCGACGAGTTCCTCTCATCGTCGTGGGGCATTCCCGTCGAGCTGGCCAAGCCCTTCCAGGCCCTGCAGGTGGATGCGGGACGCTTCCCCGCCGCCGAGCTCGACCGGATGGGACCGGTGCTCGCGGTGGCGGTCGGGCTGGGCATGCGTCGTCCGGGAGACAAGCCGGCATGA
- a CDS encoding PilN domain-containing protein — protein sequence MIKINLAPPREKKGFTFQVPTFNLGILFGILFAALVVLAGGVWWFFESETMRLQNEIAENQKEIDRLQLVIAEGLRFKKDKEELEKRVNAIEAVARMQPRPVYLMDSVADMLPKDLWLTRMEERGGVIRFGGTTYSSVALSDFMSNLRASGKFKDVDLVEHRQDLTKSPRTITFEVSARFEI from the coding sequence ATGATCAAGATCAACCTCGCGCCGCCGCGGGAGAAGAAGGGGTTCACGTTCCAGGTCCCCACCTTCAACCTCGGCATCCTGTTCGGCATCCTGTTCGCGGCGCTCGTCGTCCTCGCGGGCGGCGTCTGGTGGTTCTTCGAGTCGGAGACCATGCGCCTCCAGAACGAGATCGCGGAGAACCAGAAGGAGATCGATCGCCTCCAGCTCGTCATCGCCGAGGGCCTGAGGTTCAAGAAGGACAAGGAGGAGCTGGAGAAGCGGGTCAACGCCATCGAGGCGGTGGCGCGGATGCAGCCGCGGCCGGTCTATCTGATGGACTCCGTGGCCGACATGCTGCCGAAGGACCTCTGGCTGACCCGGATGGAGGAGCGCGGAGGCGTGATCCGCTTCGGCGGCACCACCTACTCGTCGGTCGCCCTTTCCGACTTCATGTCGAATCTCCGCGCCTCGGGGAAGTTCAAGGACGTGGATCTGGTGGAGCATCGACAGGATCTCACCAAGTCACCGCGGACGATCACCTTCGAGGTGTCGGCCCGCTTCGAGATCTGA
- the pilO gene encoding type 4a pilus biogenesis protein PilO, with protein sequence MAIYDPLLALPKSQKIAIGAIGLVAVGALSFFLLIQPKWDERDALWNRNEALRAKVVQARADEANLRPFRVQAAALRKRLEAAQERLPLEREVPRLYRQVSDLAVQSGLGLALFQPRAPEEKAILTELPIAIISESGYHQLGTFFEKVGRLPRIVNLGDFRFSGIERSTGSVRAELTLQTYVFRPEGAPPPAAKPGQPGQPGQPAPAAPATGGQR encoded by the coding sequence ATGGCCATCTACGACCCGCTCCTCGCGCTGCCCAAGTCCCAGAAGATCGCCATCGGGGCCATCGGCCTCGTGGCGGTGGGCGCGCTCTCCTTCTTCCTGCTCATCCAGCCCAAGTGGGACGAGCGGGACGCGCTCTGGAACCGCAACGAGGCGCTCCGGGCCAAGGTGGTCCAGGCGCGCGCGGACGAGGCCAACCTCCGGCCCTTCCGGGTGCAGGCCGCCGCGCTCCGCAAGCGCCTCGAGGCCGCGCAGGAGCGCCTGCCCCTCGAGCGCGAGGTGCCGCGCCTCTATCGCCAGGTCTCCGACCTCGCCGTCCAGTCCGGGCTCGGGCTGGCGCTCTTCCAGCCGCGGGCACCCGAGGAGAAGGCCATCCTCACCGAGCTGCCCATCGCGATCATCTCGGAGTCCGGCTATCACCAGCTCGGCACCTTCTTCGAGAAGGTGGGGCGCCTCCCCCGCATCGTGAACCTCGGCGATTTCCGCTTTTCCGGCATCGAGCGGTCGACCGGCTCGGTGCGGGCCGAGCTCACCTTGCAGACCTACGTGTTCCGTCCGGAAGGCGCGCCCCCGCCGGCCGCCAAGCCGGGTCAGCCCGGTCAGCCCGGCCAGCCCGCTCCCGCGGCGCCGGCCACGGGAGGGCAGCGATGA